TTGAGGTTGCGTTTCTTCGGCCACAGCGCTTCGTCCTCCACCCAGGAGGCAAGTTCCATCTCGAACAGCTTGTCGGCGATGTCATCGATGTAAGAAATACCATCCTCGGGCTCGCTGGCCTCGGGCACCAGGATCACCGTGCAATCGCTGCGGATATCGTCGAGCGAGAGCTGGATGTCGTTCCCTGGCAAGGCATTGAGCCAGTCCAGAAAAGCCTGCTTGGGCCGGATCAGTGCTGCCGACCGATCAACGATAAACATATGTTTGAATCTCCCCTGTTAAAATGCGGCCTTCGCATCGCGCCCCGCGCGGCCACTTCATATTGCACTGCAATAATCGACGCGAGCTTAGCACGCCCGCTACGGCCCTCATGAACGATTTCACCCATCCACCAGCCACTGCCGATACTCGCAAGATCGCCGCCTGGCGCGCTGCCATCCTGCAGGACAACGCCGCCCAGCCACTGTACGGCCGCACGCTGGAAGTCAGTACCGGCTCGCTGATCCTCAGTTGCGAGCAGCCATTGCGTGAAGGCGCCCGCGCTCGCGTCTACCTGGAGCTTCCCGGCGACGGTGGCGGCGGCCGCCTCTATGCCGATTTCCAGGGCCAGCTGCTGGCGTGCACGCTGATGCAGGGCAGCCGCTATCGCATGCAATGGCGCGTGCTCGAGATCGGCGCCAGCCAGCGCCAGGCCATCGAGCGCGCGCTGCAGCGCTGATCACATCGCGGCCAGTGCGGCCTTTGCCTCTTCCACGACCGCCGACACGCTGGCCCGGCCCAGCGCCCGCTGATACCAGGCGCTGATGCGCGGGTATCGCGCTTCGGCATCGAAAGGCACGGCCAGCGTGCCGGCCAGCGCATTGGCATGCATCCACGACAACACCCAGGCGCAATCGGCCAGCGTGAAGTGCTCGCCGGCAAGCCATGGGCCCGCCACACGCTGCTCCAGAAGTGCCAGCGACTGCTCCACCTGCTGCCATTCCTTCGCGAATCCGGCCTTGTCCTGGCTGTTCACCAGCCCGAAGAAGATGCGGAAGATCTGCGGTGCGGTATAGAGATCGTGCAGGTTGCATAGCCAGCGCACCTCGGCACGCTGCGCTGCTGTCTCCGGCATCAGCGCGGGCTGCGGATAGCGCTCTTCCAGGTATTCGTTGATGACTTGTGATTCGCCGATACGGATGTCGCCATCGATCATGAACGGAATCCGGCCCAGCGGATTCACTGCCTGGAATTCGGGCTTGTCCATCCAGCCGCCAGGTACCGGCTGGCTGAGATAAGGCAGGCCCTTCTCGCGGAGCGCGATCTTCACCTTGGCGCAGTAGTGCGAGAACGGCACCTGGATCAGCTCGATCATGTCGACTCCTTGCGGCGACGGCTGGTACGTGGTGCCGGAGCCAGCGTCTCGGCCTGTTCCGGCGGCGCAGCCACTTTGGGAGCCAGCAAGGCAGCCACCTGCGGCGTGCGACGCCGTCCAGCCGTAGCCGGTGCAGTTGGCGACTTGGACGATGAGGACGCCACAGTCGATTGCTTCGGCTTGGTCGACGCAGGCTTCGGCACTGCATCGGCTGCCGGCGATGCGGATTGCGCCACCTGAGCTGGCTTGGCTTTCGCACGCGGCGTCGGAGCTGCAACGACTGGCGCTTGATTGCCCTTGGCCGTTTGTTGCCCCGCTGGCGTGGCCGCTGCCGGTTTGGGCATTCCACCAGCTGCCGGCGGCACCGCTTGAGCGGGCTGCCCTTGCTTGGCCTTGGCTTGCGCGGTGGAGGCCGGGGCTGCAGTCGCTGTCTTGCGCTTCGCGGCCTGCGGCGCCGCGGGTTTGGTCACTTCCGCCTTAGGGGCGGGAAGAGCGGGTTTCACCGGCTTGGCTGGCGGCTTGCCTGCAGTACCGGGTTTTGCAACCGGCACAGCAGTTTGCGGCGCGGCTTCACGTGGCGCTGGGGTTGGCGCGCTGGCGGCAGCACCCTTGCCCCTGCGGCGGCTACGCGGTGCCTTGCCAGACTGCGCTGGCGGTTGCGCAACCGGTGTGGCATTGGATGCCGCCGGCTGCGCCTTGGCCTTGGGCGGCACAGCCGCCTGGCTCGGGGTAGCGGCCTGCGGTTGCGCGTGCTTTTCCTTGGCACCGGATAGCGGCTTGGCCGCCTGGGCCTGCAGCGCAACGCGGCGCTCCGCCTTCTTGTTTCCACGCGCAGCCGGCCGACCGTCGCGCCGGCCTGCATCGCCGCCCTTCGGTTGCGGCACGGCGGGCGGGGCTAGAGGAGCAAGCACGAAGTCGATCTTGCTGGTTTCCAGATCAACCCGCGCCACTTTGACCCGGATGCGGTCGGTCAGGCGATAGACCTGGCCGGTCCGCTCCCCCTTGAGCTCGCGGCGACGCTCATCGTAGTGGAAATAATCGCTGCCGAGCTCGGAGACATGCACCAGGCCTTCGACGTACAGGTCGTCGAGCAGCACGAACATGCCAAAGCTTGTCACTGCGGCGATGCTGCCCTCGAACACCTCGCCCACCTTGTCCTGCATGTAGTAGCACTTCAGGAAATTGAGCACGTCACGGCTGGCATCATCGGCGCGGCGCTCGGTCATCGAGCACTGTGCGCCCAGGGCATCCCATTTCTGCGAGGGCTTGTATTTCTTGCCGGCAAGCACTGCCTTGATCGAGCGATGCACCAGCAGATCCGGATAGCGGCGGATCGGCGAGGTGAAGTGCGCGTAGGCCTCGTAGCCAAGGCCGAAATGGCCCTGGTTGTCCGGGGTGTAAACCGCCTGCGATAGGCTGCGCAGCAGCATGGTCTGCAACAACTCGGCATCGGGCCGGGCCTTGATTTGTTGCAATAGCTGCGCGTAATCCTCGGCACTCGGGTCTTCGCCGCCGCCGAGGCTCAAGCCGCAGGTGCGCAGGTATTCGCGCAGTACTTCCAGCTTCTCGGGATTCGGCCCTTCGTGCACGCGATAGAGCGCCGGGTGCTTGTGCTTGAGCAGGAACTCGGCAGCGCAGACATTGGCCGCGAGCATGCACTCCTCGATCAACTTGTGCGCATCGTTGCGATGCACCGGCACGATCTCGCGGATCTTGCCCTGCTCGTTGAAGCGGATCTCGGTTTCCACCGTTTCGAAGTCGATGGCACCGCGCTTGGCACGCGCAGCGGCAAAGGCCTGGAACAATGCATAGAGCTCGTGCACCTGCGGCAGCACCTTCTTGAACTGCTTGGCGGTCGGCCCCTTGGGGTGCTGGATCATGTCCCAGGCTTGGGTATAGGTCAGCCGTGCCTTGGAATGCATCACTGCTGGGTAAAAGCGGTAGCTTTTGATCGCGCCCTTGGGGCCGACCTCCATGTCGCAGACCATGCACAGCCGCGCCACATCCGGATTGAGCGAGCAGATGCCGTTGGACAATTGTTCGGGCAGCATCGGAATCACCCGGCGCGGGAAGTAGACCGAGTTGCCGCGCTCACGCGACGTGACGTCGAGCGCATCGTCCGGCTGCACATAGTGACTGACGTCGGCAATCGCGACGACCAGACGCCAGCCCTTGCCCTTTTTCTCAGCGTAGACAGCGTCGTCGAAATCGCGCGCGGTCTCACCATCGATGGTCACCAATGGCAGTTCGCGCAAGTCCTCGCGCTTCACGCCCAATACCGGCTTGAAATCGGCTTTCTTGACCTTGTCCGGGGTCTTCGCTGCCTGTGCCTCAGCTTCGGGCGAGAATACGTGCGGCAGGTTGTGCTTGCGCAGCGCGATCTCGATCTCCATGCCCGGATCGTCGTAATGCCCCAGGATCTCGACCACACGCCCCACCGGCTGGCTATGGCGCTCGGGCTGCTGGATCAGTTCGACGACGACGATCTGGCCCGGTTTGGCATGACCGGTTTCCTTGGGCGGCACCAGGATTTCCTGGCTGATGCGCTTGTCTTCCGCGGTGACGATATGCACGCCATGCTCCTGGCGGAAGCGTCCGACCAGCGAGGTATTGGCACGCGACAACACTTCGGCGATGGTGCCTTCGCGGCGACCGCGGCGATCGACGCCGGTCTGGCGCACCAGCGCGCGATCGCCATGCAGCACCTTGGACATTTCCTTGGAGCCCAGATAGAGATCGTCGCTGCCATCGTCGGGAATCAGGAAACCGAAACCATCGGGGTGGCCGGAGACCCGGCCGGCAATCAGATCAACCTTGTCTGGCAGGCACAACGCGCCCTTGCGATTGATCATCAATTGCCCTTCGCGAGCCATGGCAGCAAGCCGGCGTTCGAAGAACGGGCGCTCATCGGCAGTGATGTCGAGCCGCGCGGCGAAATCGTCGATCGGCAATGGCGCGCCTTCGGCCTCGATCAATTCCAGCAGGTATTCGCGCGATGGCAGTGGGGATTCGTAACGCTCGGCTTCGCGAGCAAGGTGGGGGTCCAGCGAGCGCAGCGACGGCGCCTTGGGGTTTTTTGCAGATGTTGTACTTTCTTTGGTTTTCTTTCTTGACATTGTTTTCCTGTTTCCAGATAATCCGGCTTCTTCGTTGCGCAGCGCCGGAAACAGCAGATTCTAGCGCATGCACGTGAGCCCAGGTGGCGGAATTGGTAGACGCACTAGGTTCAGGTCCTAGCGCCTTCACGGGCGTGGAAGTTCGAGTCTTCTCCTGGGCACCAAACCACGCGCACCGCATCGAAGATCCATGCTGGATACAGCATAGCCCAGGTGGCGGAATTGGTAGACGCACTAGGTTCAGGTCCTAGCGCCTTCACGGGCGTGGAAGTTCGAGTCTTCTCCTGGGCACCAATTCACAGACAGCCCTGATCGCAAGATCAGGGCTGTTTCCATTTTGGCGACATCGCCTACGAAATCCATGCAGAATGCGGCCAGCCAGTCGATATTGTCAGGTGTAAGCCCCACTCTTGCATACGGATTAATATATGGCCGATTCCCTCGCCCAAGCCAGCGTGCTGATCGCCGATGACGCGCAGACCGTGCGGCAGTCGGTACGCCTGACGCTGGGGCAGATCGGCATCACCCGGGTTGATCTCGCCAGCACCGTCGGCGAAACGCGGCGACGCCTGAAGAACGCCCAATACGACGTGGTGCTGTGCGACTACCATTTCGGCGAAGGCATGAACGGCCAGGAGTTGCTAGAGGAGCTGCGCCGCACCGGCGAGCTGCCACTGACCACCGTGTGGTTCATGATCACCGCAGAAGCCAGCTATGAGAAGGTCGTCGCCGTCGCCGAGGTCGGGCCGGACGACTACCTGATCAAGCCCTTCACCGGTGCCCGCCTGTCCGACCGGCTGATCCTGGCCTGGGACAAGAAACAGCTGCTGCGCCCGCTCTACGAGACCATCGGTTACGGCGATACCACTGGCGCCATCGCGATGGCGCGCGAGCTGCTCGATACCACGTCGGCCCAGCCCTATCGCGCCGATCTGCAGCGCATCCTGTCCACCCTACTGCTCGAGGATGGCCAGCTCGATGCAGCCCGGCAGATGTTCGAGGAAATCCTGCAAAAACGCGTGGTCCCGTGGGCCCGGCTGGGCCTCGCCCGTGTCTATAACCGCCAGAGCCGCAAGGACGAGGCGGAAGCACTGCTGAAAAGCGCGATCGGCGAACACGGGCAGTATGTTGATGCCTATGAGGAGCTGGCCGCACTGTATATGGCCGATGGCCGGCTCGAAGAAGCGA
This region of Chitinolyticbacter meiyuanensis genomic DNA includes:
- a CDS encoding glutathione S-transferase family protein, giving the protein MIELIQVPFSHYCAKVKIALREKGLPYLSQPVPGGWMDKPEFQAVNPLGRIPFMIDGDIRIGESQVINEYLEERYPQPALMPETAAQRAEVRWLCNLHDLYTAPQIFRIFFGLVNSQDKAGFAKEWQQVEQSLALLEQRVAGPWLAGEHFTLADCAWVLSWMHANALAGTLAVPFDAEARYPRISAWYQRALGRASVSAVVEEAKAALAAM
- the rnr gene encoding ribonuclease R — translated: MSRKKTKESTTSAKNPKAPSLRSLDPHLAREAERYESPLPSREYLLELIEAEGAPLPIDDFAARLDITADERPFFERRLAAMAREGQLMINRKGALCLPDKVDLIAGRVSGHPDGFGFLIPDDGSDDLYLGSKEMSKVLHGDRALVRQTGVDRRGRREGTIAEVLSRANTSLVGRFRQEHGVHIVTAEDKRISQEILVPPKETGHAKPGQIVVVELIQQPERHSQPVGRVVEILGHYDDPGMEIEIALRKHNLPHVFSPEAEAQAAKTPDKVKKADFKPVLGVKREDLRELPLVTIDGETARDFDDAVYAEKKGKGWRLVVAIADVSHYVQPDDALDVTSRERGNSVYFPRRVIPMLPEQLSNGICSLNPDVARLCMVCDMEVGPKGAIKSYRFYPAVMHSKARLTYTQAWDMIQHPKGPTAKQFKKVLPQVHELYALFQAFAAARAKRGAIDFETVETEIRFNEQGKIREIVPVHRNDAHKLIEECMLAANVCAAEFLLKHKHPALYRVHEGPNPEKLEVLREYLRTCGLSLGGGEDPSAEDYAQLLQQIKARPDAELLQTMLLRSLSQAVYTPDNQGHFGLGYEAYAHFTSPIRRYPDLLVHRSIKAVLAGKKYKPSQKWDALGAQCSMTERRADDASRDVLNFLKCYYMQDKVGEVFEGSIAAVTSFGMFVLLDDLYVEGLVHVSELGSDYFHYDERRRELKGERTGQVYRLTDRIRVKVARVDLETSKIDFVLAPLAPPAVPQPKGGDAGRRDGRPAARGNKKAERRVALQAQAAKPLSGAKEKHAQPQAATPSQAAVPPKAKAQPAASNATPVAQPPAQSGKAPRSRRRGKGAAASAPTPAPREAAPQTAVPVAKPGTAGKPPAKPVKPALPAPKAEVTKPAAPQAAKRKTATAAPASTAQAKAKQGQPAQAVPPAAGGMPKPAAATPAGQQTAKGNQAPVVAAPTPRAKAKPAQVAQSASPAADAVPKPASTKPKQSTVASSSSKSPTAPATAGRRRTPQVAALLAPKVAAPPEQAETLAPAPRTSRRRKEST